In Pseudomonadota bacterium, a single window of DNA contains:
- a CDS encoding phosphoglucosamine mutase, producing MRRLFGTDGVRGVANIYPMTTEIAMQIGRGLAFQVKDMRHDHKIVIGKDTRISGYMIENALAAGICSMGVDVLLVGPLPTPGIAFITTSMRADAGVVISASHNPFQDNGIKIFSRNGFKLPDEKEADIEDLIFSHRMAALRPVAEEVGKAFRIDDARGRYVVFLKNTFPKQYTLDGYHIVLDCAHGATYGVAPHVFEELGAKVTLLGVHPDGKNINHKCGALHPELMAETVKKVQADLGLALDGDGDRLIVCDHRGNVVDGDHIMAICAADLLKRRKLKKKTLVATVMSNLGLENAMEQIGGKLVRTGVGDRYVVEEMRKNGYNFGGEQSGHLIFLDHNTTGDGILAGLQLLSIMIKQQKPLSELAKILVPVPQILKNVRTVKRINTSKIKGFQSTVSTMEEKLGRKGRILVRPSGTEPVIRIMIEGTDDKLIHRMAEELAEMVRKADET from the coding sequence ATGCGCAGGTTATTTGGAACAGATGGTGTCCGCGGCGTTGCCAACATTTATCCCATGACAACCGAAATTGCCATGCAGATCGGCAGAGGGCTTGCATTTCAGGTCAAAGACATGCGCCATGACCATAAAATCGTCATCGGCAAGGACACCCGCATTTCAGGATATATGATCGAAAATGCCCTGGCCGCCGGCATCTGCTCCATGGGTGTAGACGTCCTGCTCGTCGGCCCGCTTCCAACGCCGGGAATTGCTTTCATTACCACCAGCATGCGCGCCGATGCCGGCGTGGTTATTTCCGCATCGCACAATCCCTTTCAGGACAACGGCATCAAAATCTTTTCACGAAACGGCTTTAAACTGCCGGACGAGAAAGAAGCTGATATCGAGGATCTGATCTTTTCCCATAGAATGGCAGCGTTGCGGCCTGTTGCCGAAGAAGTCGGCAAAGCTTTCCGTATTGACGACGCCCGCGGTCGTTATGTGGTTTTCCTTAAAAACACCTTTCCAAAGCAATACACCCTTGACGGGTATCACATCGTCCTTGATTGCGCCCACGGGGCCACTTATGGAGTCGCGCCCCATGTGTTCGAAGAACTTGGCGCCAAAGTCACACTTCTAGGCGTTCATCCGGACGGCAAAAATATCAATCACAAGTGCGGAGCCCTGCATCCGGAACTCATGGCGGAAACCGTCAAAAAAGTCCAGGCGGATCTCGGTCTTGCCCTGGACGGCGACGGCGACCGCCTCATTGTCTGCGACCACAGAGGAAATGTAGTCGATGGCGATCATATCATGGCGATCTGCGCCGCGGATCTCCTGAAAAGGCGTAAACTCAAAAAGAAAACTCTGGTAGCAACGGTGATGAGTAATCTTGGCCTTGAAAATGCCATGGAACAGATCGGCGGCAAACTAGTGCGTACAGGGGTTGGCGACCGATATGTTGTCGAAGAAATGCGAAAAAACGGCTACAATTTCGGCGGCGAACAGTCAGGACACCTGATTTTTCTCGATCACAATACCACCGGCGACGGAATCCTTGCCGGCCTGCAACTCCTTTCAATTATGATCAAACAGCAGAAACCGCTTTCAGAACTCGCAAAGATCCTGGTGCCGGTCCCCCAGATTCTGAAAAATGTACGAACAGTAAAGCGTATTAACACCAGCAAGATAAAAGGATTTCAGTCAACCGTCTCAACAATGGAGGAAAAGCTGGGGCGTAAAGGGAGAATCCTGGTCCGGCCGTCAGGAACCGAACCGGTCATTCGAATAATGATTGAAGGCACCGACGACAAACTTATCCACCGGATGGCGGAAGAACTGGCAGAGATGGTTCGTAAGGCCGATGAAACTTAA
- a CDS encoding TlyA family RNA methyltransferase, with product MKKIHLDKLMVAKQLATTRQKAQAAIVAGIVEVNGLPANKPGSQFPENCNITIKGPKNPFVSRGGLKLAAGLEFFKISPAGYICADIGASTGGFTDCLLQNGARKVYAVDVGYGQLDWKLRQDDRVIVMERTNARNLTPADIPDPLDLAVIDASFISLKLLLPAVLPMLGISGLTLALIKPQFEAVKDQVGKGGVVRDSQVHETVIADILAFAESLSLNNHGVTASPIFGPKGNKEFLVCFSKK from the coding sequence ATGAAAAAAATTCACCTGGATAAACTTATGGTGGCGAAACAATTGGCCACCACCCGGCAAAAGGCCCAGGCAGCTATTGTCGCCGGGATCGTTGAGGTCAACGGCCTGCCGGCAAATAAACCCGGCTCCCAGTTTCCGGAAAATTGCAATATCACCATCAAAGGCCCGAAAAATCCCTTTGTGAGCCGTGGCGGACTCAAGCTTGCGGCAGGCCTTGAATTCTTCAAGATTTCCCCTGCCGGATATATCTGTGCCGACATCGGGGCCTCCACCGGCGGCTTTACCGACTGCCTGCTCCAGAACGGCGCTCGGAAAGTTTATGCAGTTGACGTGGGCTACGGACAGCTCGACTGGAAACTGCGTCAGGACGACAGAGTGATTGTCATGGAACGGACCAACGCCAGAAATCTCACTCCCGCAGACATACCCGATCCCCTTGATCTGGCGGTAATCGATGCATCATTCATATCACTCAAACTTCTCTTACCGGCGGTCCTGCCCATGCTTGGCATCTCCGGTTTGACTCTCGCACTTATCAAACCGCAATTTGAAGCCGTCAAAGATCAGGTTGGCAAGGGCGGGGTTGTTCGGGATTCACAGGTGCACGAAACGGTCATTGCAGACATCCTGGCCTTTGCCGAATCGTTATCCTTAAACAATCATGGGGTGACGGCTTCGCCGATTTTCGGACCCAAGGGAAATAAAGAATTTCTTGTCTGCTTCAGTAAAAAGTAA
- a CDS encoding GAF domain-containing protein: MSNSGKEWLYSEHRAINILLKQTVDIVKDFSEGQVSHIHELVKIGLALSAEKHLERLLEMIVSEARRFTNADGGTLYIRKEKEDLLDFAIVQNDSLNVRMGGTNEKITWPSVSLKNSDGSDNYQNVSAYCALKGEAINIPDVYDAEGFDFQGTKDFDAKTGYRSKSMLVIPMRDHEDEVIGVLQLLNVRDRESGEVVSFPTDEIEIITSLASQAAIAITNMRLIQGLEDLLNAFVKTIADAIDEKSPYTAGHILRVAELTETIAQEINRVDKGIFSDMRFNDDQMAEIRMAAWMHDVGKITTPEYVVDKATKLETIFDRMELVRHRLEIAKRDAEIKHLRAALQSQGGVADIDRQALDADLGKISEQERFLEKVNVGGEFLADDAVETIQDIARMKISISGKERSFLDENEVANLSIRKGTLTGKERDKINNHVTMSIRMLEGLPFPKKLRYVPFYAGMHHEKLDGSGYPRGLSGEDIPVQARMLAVADVFEALTASDRPYKQGKLLSESMKILGFMVKDNHLDGNICDLMVESGMIAEYARKVLNKRQQDGFEWNGKKYTV; this comes from the coding sequence ATGTCGAATTCCGGAAAAGAATGGTTATACAGCGAACATCGGGCGATTAATATATTGCTCAAGCAGACCGTTGATATAGTTAAGGATTTTTCTGAAGGCCAGGTGAGCCATATTCATGAGTTGGTGAAGATCGGCCTTGCCTTGTCCGCAGAGAAACATCTGGAAAGACTCCTTGAAATGATTGTCAGTGAAGCCCGGCGGTTTACTAATGCCGATGGCGGCACTCTGTATATCCGTAAAGAAAAAGAAGACCTTCTGGATTTTGCCATAGTTCAGAACGATTCGTTAAATGTACGCATGGGGGGGACGAACGAAAAAATAACCTGGCCTTCCGTGTCATTGAAAAATTCCGATGGCAGCGACAATTATCAGAATGTCTCTGCTTACTGCGCTTTGAAGGGCGAGGCGATTAATATCCCTGATGTCTATGATGCCGAAGGTTTTGATTTTCAGGGCACCAAGGATTTTGATGCCAAAACAGGGTACCGGTCAAAGTCCATGCTGGTCATTCCCATGCGCGACCATGAGGACGAAGTTATCGGCGTCTTGCAGCTCTTAAACGTCAGAGACCGGGAAAGTGGCGAGGTCGTTTCATTTCCCACCGACGAGATCGAGATCATCACCAGTCTTGCATCCCAGGCGGCGATTGCAATTACCAACATGAGGTTGATCCAGGGGCTTGAGGATCTGTTGAACGCCTTTGTGAAAACCATTGCCGATGCCATTGACGAAAAATCTCCTTACACCGCAGGCCATATCCTGCGCGTCGCTGAATTGACCGAAACTATTGCTCAGGAGATCAATCGCGTTGACAAGGGAATCTTTTCGGATATGCGTTTCAACGATGACCAGATGGCTGAAATCCGCATGGCTGCATGGATGCATGATGTTGGTAAAATCACCACCCCTGAGTATGTAGTTGATAAGGCAACCAAGCTTGAAACGATATTTGACCGGATGGAGTTGGTGCGGCATCGCCTGGAAATTGCGAAAAGGGATGCTGAAATAAAGCACCTCCGGGCGGCATTGCAGTCACAAGGGGGAGTGGCTGATATTGACCGGCAGGCCTTGGACGCTGACCTTGGAAAAATTTCCGAACAGGAGCGTTTTCTTGAGAAAGTCAATGTCGGCGGTGAATTTCTGGCTGATGACGCAGTGGAGACAATCCAGGATATTGCCAGGATGAAAATAAGCATCAGCGGCAAGGAGCGATCATTTCTTGATGAAAATGAAGTCGCAAATCTGTCGATACGCAAAGGAACTCTTACCGGCAAGGAAAGGGATAAAATCAACAACCATGTTACCATGAGTATCCGCATGCTCGAAGGGTTGCCGTTTCCCAAAAAACTCCGTTATGTTCCTTTCTATGCGGGCATGCATCACGAGAAACTGGACGGCAGCGGTTATCCCCGCGGTCTTTCTGGCGAAGATATTCCGGTACAGGCGCGGATGCTTGCGGTTGCCGATGTTTTTGAAGCTCTGACTGCTTCAGACCGGCCGTATAAACAGGGCAAGCTTCTGTCCGAGTCCATGAAGATTCTTGGTTTCATGGTCAAGGATAATCATCTTGACGGTAATATCTGTGATCTGATGGTGGAATCCGGGATGATTGCCGAATATGCAAGAAAGGTATTGAACAAAAGGCAACAGGATGGATTTGAGTGGAACGGGAAGAAGTATACTGTTTAA
- a CDS encoding DUF3047 domain-containing protein: MKHRISHYPRHLCIVLFAGAVLFGVFAVTGGEEILVIDDFVKGISSHWQEKSFKGHTFYQAANDGGRFCIKAQSDNSASGLFYKIEYSAVDYPLLTWEWKVEKTISAGDARHKSGDDYAARIYVVFPSILFWKTRALNYIWANKLEKGASLPNAFTANAYMIAVESGPEQTGKWLTETRNVYEDYKNSFGEEPPKVGAIAIMTDTDNTGEQASAYYGKIFIQRSMQ; this comes from the coding sequence ATGAAACATCGAATAAGCCATTACCCAAGACACCTGTGCATAGTCCTTTTCGCGGGCGCGGTACTATTCGGTGTCTTCGCGGTAACCGGTGGCGAAGAAATACTGGTAATCGATGACTTCGTAAAAGGCATTTCTTCCCACTGGCAGGAAAAATCCTTTAAAGGCCACACATTCTATCAGGCAGCTAATGACGGGGGACGCTTTTGCATCAAAGCACAGAGTGATAACAGCGCCTCCGGTCTTTTTTACAAAATTGAATATTCAGCCGTGGATTATCCGCTTCTCACCTGGGAATGGAAGGTTGAAAAGACGATTTCCGCCGGTGATGCGCGGCATAAATCCGGTGATGATTACGCAGCCCGGATTTATGTCGTCTTTCCATCAATCTTGTTCTGGAAGACCAGGGCGCTCAATTATATCTGGGCCAACAAACTGGAAAAAGGCGCGTCGCTGCCCAACGCCTTTACCGCAAACGCATACATGATTGCCGTTGAAAGCGGACCGGAACAAACAGGTAAATGGCTCACGGAAACGAGAAATGTCTATGAGGACTACAAAAACTCGTTTGGAGAAGAACCGCCAAAAGTTGGGGCGATTGCGATCATGACCGACACCGACAATACCGGTGAACAAGCTTCGGCTTATTACGGTAAAATTTTCATCCAGCGCAGCATGCAATAA
- a CDS encoding SH3 domain-containing protein, producing the protein MQKKNFSFYRYPGNVLIFCSILLLFAGTSFAGDYVSVKKDGIRIRSAPNTDAEILWEVFEDFPLEIINKDGEWIQTVDFEGDKGWIFNSLTSDKKTAIIKVKTANMRIGPGTAYEVMASVKYGVVFNVIDKEGPWIKVSHEDGTVGWVHNSLIWPSDP; encoded by the coding sequence ATGCAAAAAAAGAATTTTTCTTTTTATAGGTATCCGGGTAACGTTTTGATTTTCTGCAGTATCCTGCTTCTTTTTGCAGGCACATCCTTTGCCGGCGACTATGTCAGTGTGAAAAAAGACGGCATCCGTATCCGGTCCGCCCCAAACACCGATGCTGAAATTCTCTGGGAAGTTTTTGAAGATTTCCCCCTGGAGATCATAAATAAAGATGGGGAGTGGATACAGACTGTTGATTTTGAAGGTGACAAGGGATGGATATTCAACTCCCTGACATCCGATAAAAAGACTGCGATAATCAAGGTGAAAACCGCAAACATGCGAATTGGCCCCGGCACCGCCTATGAAGTCATGGCCTCGGTAAAATACGGCGTAGTCTTTAATGTTATTGACAAAGAAGGACCCTGGATCAAGGTCAGCCACGAAGACGGAACCGTTGGCTGGGTCCACAACTCTCTTATCTGGCCCAGCGATCCCTGA
- a CDS encoding chemotaxis protein CheW encodes MAQTSIKLVDSQVSQGRGGKYLTFALSNEEYGVCILKVKEIIGIMDITQVPGMPEYAKGVVNLRGKVIPIIDLRLKFHMEEKGYDSRTCIIVVEISGARDSDDILIGIVVDSVSEVLTVAESDTEPPPDFGMHTQKSNILGMAKVGGKVKILLDIDRVLTREELAALTDND; translated from the coding sequence ATGGCACAAACAAGCATTAAACTGGTTGACAGCCAGGTCTCACAGGGTCGGGGCGGGAAATATCTTACCTTTGCCCTGAGCAACGAGGAATATGGGGTCTGCATCCTGAAAGTCAAGGAAATCATCGGCATCATGGACATTACCCAGGTACCCGGCATGCCGGAGTATGCCAAAGGCGTTGTCAATCTGCGAGGCAAGGTAATTCCCATTATCGACCTCAGGCTGAAATTCCACATGGAAGAAAAGGGATATGACAGTCGCACCTGCATCATTGTTGTGGAAATCTCCGGGGCAAGAGATTCCGATGACATTTTGATCGGGATTGTCGTGGATTCCGTTTCCGAGGTGCTCACTGTTGCGGAAAGTGATACCGAACCGCCGCCGGACTTCGGCATGCATACCCAAAAAAGCAACATACTCGGCATGGCCAAAGTAGGGGGAAAGGTAAAAATTCTCCTCGACATTGACCGCGTATTGACCAGGGAAGAACTCGCCGCCCTGACCGACAATGATTGA
- a CDS encoding MCP four helix bundle domain-containing protein translates to MSQMTVGKRIALSFTVILILTLLLAGIGSFNAQRVLTSMNDLASIHVPLMALQEQLAEEVAEQEASALLFVLHGDKRFLEKFDTLDKEVDTRFKEVSSTVSSDQELVDAGWISIVNSAAAAHDDFVVSARNLMKAAQSGDKAEIDHKADILEEKTKKFKETVSVFKDTNKKETAAVTNEAMSRSKTAKTMIGIFSLIALIVGVLLAIISTRGITILLKKIITELGDGASQVAAASGQIAAGSQTLAESSTELASSLEETSAAMEEMSSMTRQNADNSNQADSLMQETSRIVIDATSSMGQLTSSMAEISKASEETSKIVKTIDEIAFQTNLLALNAAVEAARAGEAGAGFAVVADEVRNLAMRAADAAKNTADLIEETVKKVTSGSELVDKTSGAFSQVADSTNKVAGLITEINIASTEQAEGINQVNDALTQMDAVVQSSAANAEESSSASEELNAQAEAMKSSVNELAMLAGITQTTHKAEQRQSPQRRPTNKQSSVASGMNKGGKQRSLPAPAAKKPAKKHSAAPAPAAPKQKASEIIPFDDDSDQFEDF, encoded by the coding sequence ATGTCTCAGATGACCGTTGGCAAGAGAATCGCTTTATCCTTTACCGTCATCCTTATTTTAACTCTATTACTTGCCGGGATCGGTTCTTTTAACGCACAACGCGTGTTAACCAGCATGAATGACCTGGCAAGCATTCACGTTCCATTAATGGCCCTGCAGGAACAACTCGCTGAAGAAGTAGCCGAACAGGAAGCAAGCGCCCTGCTTTTCGTTCTTCATGGTGACAAACGCTTTTTGGAAAAATTTGACACGCTCGATAAAGAAGTTGATACACGTTTCAAAGAGGTCTCCTCCACCGTTTCAAGCGATCAGGAGCTGGTTGATGCTGGTTGGATCAGTATAGTCAACTCTGCTGCCGCAGCACATGACGATTTCGTTGTTTCAGCCCGGAATTTGATGAAAGCAGCCCAGTCGGGAGACAAGGCAGAAATTGATCATAAAGCCGACATTCTCGAAGAGAAAACGAAAAAATTCAAAGAAACGGTTTCAGTCTTTAAAGACACCAACAAGAAGGAAACCGCCGCCGTAACCAATGAGGCAATGTCCCGGAGCAAAACAGCTAAAACGATGATCGGCATCTTCAGCCTCATAGCCTTGATAGTCGGAGTCCTTCTTGCAATAATCAGCACCCGCGGCATTACGATTCTGCTCAAAAAAATAATAACAGAATTAGGCGACGGTGCGAGCCAGGTCGCTGCCGCTTCAGGACAGATCGCCGCCGGCAGCCAGACCCTTGCCGAAAGCTCAACCGAGCTCGCCTCCTCCCTTGAAGAGACCTCGGCCGCCATGGAAGAAATGTCCTCCATGACCAGACAGAACGCCGACAACTCCAACCAGGCCGACAGTCTCATGCAGGAGACCAGCAGGATAGTAATTGATGCCACCAGCTCCATGGGCCAGCTGACCAGCTCCATGGCGGAGATATCAAAAGCCAGCGAAGAAACATCAAAAATCGTTAAAACCATTGATGAGATCGCCTTTCAAACCAATCTTCTGGCATTAAATGCCGCGGTTGAAGCGGCTCGGGCCGGAGAAGCCGGCGCCGGTTTTGCCGTGGTGGCGGATGAGGTACGCAACCTTGCGATGCGGGCTGCGGATGCGGCGAAAAATACCGCGGATTTGATTGAGGAAACTGTAAAAAAAGTAACCTCCGGTTCTGAACTGGTGGACAAAACCAGTGGTGCATTCTCCCAGGTTGCGGACAGCACCAATAAGGTTGCCGGCCTGATCACTGAAATCAATATCGCCTCCACCGAGCAGGCAGAGGGTATCAACCAGGTAAATGACGCCCTGACCCAGATGGACGCAGTGGTTCAGTCCTCAGCGGCCAATGCCGAAGAATCATCAAGCGCCTCGGAAGAACTCAACGCCCAGGCCGAAGCAATGAAAAGTTCGGTAAACGAGCTGGCAATGCTCGCCGGCATCACCCAAACAACACATAAAGCTGAACAAAGACAATCGCCCCAGCGGCGTCCAACAAATAAACAATCAAGCGTTGCTTCCGGAATGAATAAAGGCGGCAAGCAGCGATCGCTTCCGGCGCCCGCAGCCAAGAAACCGGCAAAAAAACATTCTGCCGCTCCCGCTCCAGCAGCACCCAAGCAGAAAGCTTCGGAGATCATCCCCTTTGATGATGATTCGGATCAATTTGAAGATTTTTAA
- a CDS encoding response regulator → MGQNKLFPEFSADDNSSFLWIIAILLGTIFFSELIIMYFMAPFEKGYTRWAIAFFDAIILFCIVAPVLYLTLLKPMRRRLELLTKTDKILQNLANLQERKITQGNAQLITEIDERKQIEVTLKNNFQTQSIINKLLLLSLNDMPLKDLLQEFICHVTSLPWLSLEPKGAVLLSEGENNLKLYAQSGLSQEIITRCGNVPFGVCLCGKSAQTGQVVFADHIDHRHDITFEGMKPHGHYCVPIISSRKKLLGVFTLYTVAGHPRAPIIEETLISIAGVAANILEHKMAQEERENLRGQLRQSQKLEAIGTLAGGIAHDFNNILAAIIGYSEMAQAELPEGSISRSDINQVLIAGKRAKELVEHILLFSRSGNQAPAPMRITPIVKEVLKLLRATIPSSIEIKQSLSSDIGATLIDPTQLHQIIMNLCTNATHAMEQGGILAVQLSSATLNADDIKSLAPELTPGKYIQLTVTDTGKGMDEPTLKRIFEPYFTTKDPDKGTGLGLSVVHGIIASCGGAITVESLPGKGSTFRVYFPEIGEKTIGEGISLAPAPFPSGRERILVVDDEQPITDLEKRILEQLGYTITNINSSMGALKLFKSDPDGFDLIITDQTMPHLTGADLAREILQIRPDIPIILCTGYSESLTEEKAEQLGIKKYLRKPVVARELAETVRKVLDA, encoded by the coding sequence ATGGGGCAAAACAAACTCTTTCCTGAATTTTCAGCAGATGACAATTCTTCATTCCTGTGGATTATTGCGATTCTGCTGGGCACGATCTTCTTTTCCGAACTCATTATCATGTATTTCATGGCCCCGTTTGAAAAAGGTTATACACGCTGGGCCATAGCCTTTTTCGATGCAATTATTTTATTCTGTATCGTCGCGCCGGTTCTCTATCTGACCCTTCTGAAACCCATGCGCCGCCGCCTGGAGCTTTTAACCAAAACCGATAAGATATTACAGAACCTCGCGAACCTTCAGGAACGAAAAATCACTCAGGGAAACGCGCAGCTTATCACGGAAATTGATGAACGAAAACAGATTGAGGTAACTCTTAAGAATAACTTTCAGACCCAGTCAATTATCAATAAATTACTCCTCCTTTCCCTGAATGATATGCCGCTGAAAGATCTGCTGCAGGAATTCATCTGCCACGTAACTTCCCTTCCCTGGCTGTCGCTGGAGCCCAAAGGCGCGGTCCTTCTTTCAGAGGGTGAAAATAATCTGAAGCTCTATGCTCAAAGCGGACTGAGCCAGGAAATAATAACCAGGTGCGGAAACGTCCCCTTTGGCGTTTGCCTTTGCGGCAAATCCGCCCAGACCGGGCAGGTGGTTTTCGCCGACCATATTGATCACCGCCACGACATCACCTTTGAAGGGATGAAACCCCATGGCCACTACTGCGTCCCAATCATTTCAAGCCGGAAAAAACTTCTGGGCGTTTTCACGCTGTATACGGTGGCAGGCCATCCACGTGCTCCCATTATTGAAGAGACATTAATCTCCATTGCCGGGGTTGCAGCAAACATCCTTGAACATAAAATGGCCCAGGAGGAAAGGGAAAATCTGCGCGGCCAGCTCCGACAATCGCAAAAACTCGAGGCCATCGGCACCCTTGCCGGAGGCATTGCCCACGATTTCAACAATATCCTTGCGGCAATCATCGGCTATTCTGAAATGGCCCAGGCCGAATTACCGGAAGGCAGCATCTCCAGGTCCGATATCAATCAGGTGCTCATTGCCGGAAAACGTGCCAAAGAACTTGTCGAGCACATTCTGCTCTTCAGCCGCTCGGGTAACCAGGCCCCTGCGCCGATGAGGATCACCCCCATAGTCAAAGAAGTCCTGAAACTGCTTCGGGCAACCATACCTTCCTCCATTGAGATCAAGCAGTCCTTAAGTTCTGACATCGGCGCCACCCTCATCGACCCGACGCAACTCCATCAGATCATTATGAATCTCTGCACCAATGCCACCCATGCCATGGAACAGGGAGGAATTCTCGCCGTACAGCTGAGCAGCGCTACCCTTAATGCCGATGATATTAAATCTCTCGCTCCTGAATTAACTCCGGGTAAATATATTCAATTGACCGTAACCGATACCGGCAAGGGCATGGATGAACCCACCCTGAAAAGAATCTTCGAGCCCTATTTCACCACCAAGGACCCTGACAAGGGCACCGGCCTCGGCCTCTCGGTGGTGCATGGGATTATTGCAAGCTGCGGCGGCGCAATCACGGTTGAATCTCTTCCTGGTAAAGGTTCGACTTTTCGCGTTTACTTCCCGGAAATCGGCGAAAAAACCATCGGGGAAGGCATCTCTTTAGCCCCGGCCCCCTTCCCTTCAGGCCGGGAGCGAATACTTGTGGTGGATGACGAACAACCGATCACCGACCTTGAAAAAAGAATACTGGAACAACTGGGATATACCATTACCAACATAAACAGCAGCATGGGTGCCCTTAAACTTTTCAAAAGCGATCCTGATGGTTTCGATCTGATCATTACCGACCAGACCATGCCCCATCTCACCGGTGCGGATCTTGCCCGGGAAATTCTTCAAATAAGACCGGACATTCCCATCATCCTCTGTACCGGTTACAGTGAATCCCTCACAGAAGAAAAAGCAGAACAGCTCGGCATTAAAAAATACCTGAGAAAGCCTGTAGTGGCACGTGAGCTCGCCGAAACGGTGCGGAAGGTTCTTGATGCTTGA